From one Amaranthus tricolor cultivar Red isolate AtriRed21 chromosome 17, ASM2621246v1, whole genome shotgun sequence genomic stretch:
- the LOC130804719 gene encoding uncharacterized protein LOC130804719 isoform X2 yields MAFNREMDARSVLNERKDVPTAADSHNVGSLELLTLAGKTITEWLNELDAIVREVEAELVPRDIGCHLVEVIEAVNVVLFESRCFKRVSIAVEPKGCYLHGVLSSGYGSAILLSIIYIEVCQRLGLTMLGSRVGEDFLIWPRTENPEELFKVTSGHSLFAVVNGRCVEDPRSMASDLNGDSLSSLDIVSNRDIIGIALANLIRLHWKRASRSNHGLMLTSALRLVHDADKKHEKMNGSNQPLLRPKDLRLAIMASERLLILQPHNWSLRRDNGMMLYYNRQYGEAVQELSICMAFAPEEEAALLEPFVEKLHLMRLESTWKSFGHAGQLTAL; encoded by the exons ATGGCTTTTAACAGAGAGATGGATGCTCGTTCTGTTCTGAATGAAAGGAAAGATGTTCCAACAGCAGCGGATAGTCACAATGTAGGTTCTTTGGAGCTTTTAACTCTTGCTGGAAAGACTATAACAGAGTGGCTTAATGAGTTGGATGCTATTGTTAGAGAAGTTGAGGCCGAGTTAGTACCTAGAGATATAGGCTGCCATTTGGTTGAAGTTATTGAGGCAGTGAATGTAGTTCTATTTGAATCGAGATGCTTCAAGAGGGTGTCAATAGCTGTGGAGCCTAAGGGTTGTTACTTGCATGGGGTTTTGAGTTCTGGATATGGGAGTG CTATATTGCTGAGCATTATATACATAGAAGTTTGTCAGAGACTTGGTTTAACCATGTTGGGATCTCGAGTAGGTGAGGACTTTCTAATATGGCCTCGAACAGAAAACCCAGAG GAGCTCTTCAAGGTGACTTCAGGGCATAGTTTGTTCGCTGTAGTTAATGGGAGGTGTGTGGAGGATCCAAGGTCGATGGCCTCCGACCTGAATGGTGACTCACTTTCAAGTCTCGATATTGTCTCTAACCGTGATATTATTGGGATAGCTTTGGCAAATCTGATT AGACTGCATTGGAAACGTGCTTCAAGGTCAAATCATGGGTTAATGTTGACTTCAGCATTGAGACTTGTTCACGATGCTGACAAGAAGCATGAGAAGATGAATGGATCAAATCAACCTTTATTGCGTCCTAAAGATTTGAG GTTAGCAATTATGGCTTCGGAGAGATTGTTGATCCTACAACCTCATAATTGGTCCTTGAGGAGAGACAATGGCATGATGTTGTACTACAATAG ACAATATGGAGAAGCAGTCCAAGAGTTGAGCATATGTATGGCCTTTGCACCAGAGGAAGAGGCAGCTCTCTTGGAACCGTTTGTTGAGAAACTGCACCTTATGCGATTAGAATCCACTTGGAAATCTTTCGGTCATGCTGGCCAATTGACAGCCCTTTGA
- the LOC130804718 gene encoding uncharacterized protein LOC130804718 has protein sequence MATAFLPPLSFSKILFLKHHNHSPSYLSRRPHRIPLRVVAFQREDFESFKKRVLSGDAWKEAWRSANDGFEQLVYDAKKAAERFDRRYSVSRRLSSAVEVASIRARELDREFEVSQKWRDFSLDFSRNWPRYRKQFNDLLDTPLGRSSATIFFLWFALSGWLFRCLIFATWVLPIAGPLLLTAVANNMTVKGACPACKREFVGVKNSMICCQGCGNIVWQPQGDFFSKGDKKNPWSKSKSKSEIIDVEFEEK, from the exons ATGGCGACTGCCTTTCTCCCTCCTCTTTCTTTCTCTAAAATACTCTTCCTCAAACACCATAACCACTCTCCATCTTATCTTTCTCGGCGACCTCATCGTATTCCTCTTCGAGTAGTAGCGTTTCAAAGAGAAGACTTCGAGTCCTTCAAAAAGCGCGTTTTGTCAGGAGATGCTTGGAAGGAAGCATGGCGTTCTGCTAATGATGGCTTCGAACAGCTTGTTTATGATGCTAAAAAAGCCGCTGAGCGTTTTGACCGCCGCTACTCTGTCTCTCGCCGTCTCTCTTCGGCTGTTGAAGTTGCCTCTATTCGTGCTCGTGAGCTTGATCGCGAATTCGAGGTTTCTCAGAAATGGCGGGATTTTTCTCTTGATTTCTCCCGCAATTGGCCTAGG TACAGAAAGCAATTCAATGATCTCTTGGATACTCCCCTTGGAAGGAGTTCTGCG ACGATCTTTTTCTTATGGTTTGCTTTGTCTGGATGGCTATTTCGATGTTTAATTTTTGCCACTTGGGTATTGCCAATCGCTGGTCCTCTTCTTCTCACGGCTGTTGCCAACAACATGACTGTGAAG GGTGCTTGCCCAGCATGCAAGAGGGAATTTGTAGGTGTTAAGAACAGTATGATATGTTGTCAAGGTTGCGGCAACATTGTCTGGCAACCACAAGGTGATTTCTTCTCAAAAGGTGACAAAAAAAATCCATGGTCGAAATCCAAGTCCAAGTCTGAAATTATAGATGTTGAATTTGAGGAaaagtaa
- the LOC130804715 gene encoding superoxide dismutase [Fe], chloroplastic-like isoform X1 has product MSAVSATSGISLSSTIIPHEGFKGGLKSIPVSPWKSHETRVRRGGATVVTAKFDLKPPPYPFDALEPIMSKQTFDFHWGKHHRAYVDNLNKQIVGTELDELPLEEVIRITYNKGDFLPSFNNAAQAWNHEFFWESMKPGGGGKPSGELLAQIEKDFGSFETFTSEFKTAAATQFGSGWAWLVYKSNTLDVGNAVNPKPSEDDKKLLIVKTPNAVTPLVWDYYPLLTIDVWEHAYYLDYQNRRPDYISIFMEKLVSWDAVNARYEAAKACAAE; this is encoded by the exons ATGTCCGCTGTTTCTGCAACTTCTGGAATTTCCTTGTCTTCTACAATCATCCCCCATGAAG GGTTCAAAGGAGGATTGAAATCTATCCCCGTCTCACCATGGAAATCCCATGAA ACACGAGTAAGAAGAGGTGGTGCAACTGTTGTTACGGCAAAGTTTGACTTGAAGCCCCCTCCGTATCCATTC GATGCCTTGGAGCCTATCATGAGCAAACAGACATTTGACTTTCATTGGGGGAAGCATCACAGAGCATATGTGGATAACTTGAACAAGCAGATAGTTGGTACAGAACTAGACGAGTTGCCACTCGAAGAAGTCATACGTATCACATATAACAAAGGCGATTTTCTTCCGTCTTTCAATAATGCAGCTCAG GCCTGGAACCATGAATTCTTTTGGGAGTCGATGAAGCCTGGTGGTGGAGGAAAGCCTTCTGGCGAGCTTTTGGCGCAAATtgaaaaggattttggttcTTTTGAAACATTTACTTCTGAATTCAAGACTGCTGCAGCTACACAGTTTGGATCTGGCTGGGCTTGGCTAGTTT ACAAATCTAACACGTTGGATGTCGGAAATGCAGTAAATCCCAAGCCATCAGAAGATGACAAGAAGCTCTTAATTGTCAAGACCCCAAATGCTGTAACCCCTCTTGTTTGGGATTACTAT CCTCTTCTTACCATTGATGTTTGGGAGCATGCATACTATTTGGACTACCAG AACCGAAGGCCTGATTACATTTCGATCTTCATGGAAAAACTTGTTTCCTGGGATGCTGTAAATGCAAGATATGAGGCAGCAAAGGCTTGTGCTGCTGAGTAA
- the LOC130804719 gene encoding uncharacterized protein LOC130804719 isoform X1, whose product MMCTTSLPLFTLPKVSSEINSIAVTTAASMAAISSTNCSSDLISRCSNDKAGYLSNVNGMKMPLLKSLLVATTRHQSKRRFSTSYPISVAAASASPLFCGQVTKDSYGPKFYQDVLKAAREKFTEEISFQSKDKDISLAKTLLYVAAEDEAFMAFNREMDARSVLNERKDVPTAADSHNVGSLELLTLAGKTITEWLNELDAIVREVEAELVPRDIGCHLVEVIEAVNVVLFESRCFKRVSIAVEPKGCYLHGVLSSGYGSAILLSIIYIEVCQRLGLTMLGSRVGEDFLIWPRTENPEELFKVTSGHSLFAVVNGRCVEDPRSMASDLNGDSLSSLDIVSNRDIIGIALANLIRLHWKRASRSNHGLMLTSALRLVHDADKKHEKMNGSNQPLLRPKDLRLAIMASERLLILQPHNWSLRRDNGMMLYYNRQYGEAVQELSICMAFAPEEEAALLEPFVEKLHLMRLESTWKSFGHAGQLTAL is encoded by the exons ATGATGTGTACTACTTCTTTGCCGTTATTTACTCTACCTAAAGTGAGCAGTGAAATTAATAGTATTGCTGTTACTACTGCTGCTTCTATGGCTGCAATTTCTTCAACGAATTGTTCCAGTGATTTAATATCTAG GTGCTCCAATGACAAGGCTGGCTATCTTTCGAATGTAAATGGGATGAAGATGCCACTCTTGAAATCACTGCTGGTGGCGACGACCAGGCACCAAAGTAAGAGGAGGTTTAGCACCAGCTATCCTATTTCCGTAGCAGCTGCTTCTGCTTCTCCACTTTTCTGTGGTCAAGTGACAAAGGATTCTTATGGCCCTAAATTTTATCAGGAT GTTCTCAAGGCTGCAAGGGAGAAGTTTACTGAGGAGATCTCTTTTCAATCTAAGGACAAAGATATCTCCCTTGCCAAG ACTCTTCTATATGTTGCTGCTGAAGATGAAGCATTTATGGCTTTTAACAGAGAGATGGATGCTCGTTCTGTTCTGAATGAAAGGAAAGATGTTCCAACAGCAGCGGATAGTCACAATGTAGGTTCTTTGGAGCTTTTAACTCTTGCTGGAAAGACTATAACAGAGTGGCTTAATGAGTTGGATGCTATTGTTAGAGAAGTTGAGGCCGAGTTAGTACCTAGAGATATAGGCTGCCATTTGGTTGAAGTTATTGAGGCAGTGAATGTAGTTCTATTTGAATCGAGATGCTTCAAGAGGGTGTCAATAGCTGTGGAGCCTAAGGGTTGTTACTTGCATGGGGTTTTGAGTTCTGGATATGGGAGTG CTATATTGCTGAGCATTATATACATAGAAGTTTGTCAGAGACTTGGTTTAACCATGTTGGGATCTCGAGTAGGTGAGGACTTTCTAATATGGCCTCGAACAGAAAACCCAGAG GAGCTCTTCAAGGTGACTTCAGGGCATAGTTTGTTCGCTGTAGTTAATGGGAGGTGTGTGGAGGATCCAAGGTCGATGGCCTCCGACCTGAATGGTGACTCACTTTCAAGTCTCGATATTGTCTCTAACCGTGATATTATTGGGATAGCTTTGGCAAATCTGATT AGACTGCATTGGAAACGTGCTTCAAGGTCAAATCATGGGTTAATGTTGACTTCAGCATTGAGACTTGTTCACGATGCTGACAAGAAGCATGAGAAGATGAATGGATCAAATCAACCTTTATTGCGTCCTAAAGATTTGAG GTTAGCAATTATGGCTTCGGAGAGATTGTTGATCCTACAACCTCATAATTGGTCCTTGAGGAGAGACAATGGCATGATGTTGTACTACAATAG ACAATATGGAGAAGCAGTCCAAGAGTTGAGCATATGTATGGCCTTTGCACCAGAGGAAGAGGCAGCTCTCTTGGAACCGTTTGTTGAGAAACTGCACCTTATGCGATTAGAATCCACTTGGAAATCTTTCGGTCATGCTGGCCAATTGACAGCCCTTTGA
- the LOC130804715 gene encoding superoxide dismutase [Fe], chloroplastic-like isoform X2 — MSAVSATSGISLSSTIIPHEGFKGGLKSIPVSPWKSHETRVRRGGATVVTAKFDLKPPPYPFDALEPIMSKQTFDFHWGKHHRAYVDNLNKQIVGTELDELPLEEVIRITYNKGDFLPSFNNAAQAWNHEFFWESMKPGGGGKPSGELLAQIEKDFGSFETFTSEFKTAAATQFGSGWAWLVLNPKPSEDDKKLLIVKTPNAVTPLVWDYYPLLTIDVWEHAYYLDYQNRRPDYISIFMEKLVSWDAVNARYEAAKACAAE; from the exons ATGTCCGCTGTTTCTGCAACTTCTGGAATTTCCTTGTCTTCTACAATCATCCCCCATGAAG GGTTCAAAGGAGGATTGAAATCTATCCCCGTCTCACCATGGAAATCCCATGAA ACACGAGTAAGAAGAGGTGGTGCAACTGTTGTTACGGCAAAGTTTGACTTGAAGCCCCCTCCGTATCCATTC GATGCCTTGGAGCCTATCATGAGCAAACAGACATTTGACTTTCATTGGGGGAAGCATCACAGAGCATATGTGGATAACTTGAACAAGCAGATAGTTGGTACAGAACTAGACGAGTTGCCACTCGAAGAAGTCATACGTATCACATATAACAAAGGCGATTTTCTTCCGTCTTTCAATAATGCAGCTCAG GCCTGGAACCATGAATTCTTTTGGGAGTCGATGAAGCCTGGTGGTGGAGGAAAGCCTTCTGGCGAGCTTTTGGCGCAAATtgaaaaggattttggttcTTTTGAAACATTTACTTCTGAATTCAAGACTGCTGCAGCTACACAGTTTGGATCTGGCTGGGCTTGGCTAGTTT TAAATCCCAAGCCATCAGAAGATGACAAGAAGCTCTTAATTGTCAAGACCCCAAATGCTGTAACCCCTCTTGTTTGGGATTACTAT CCTCTTCTTACCATTGATGTTTGGGAGCATGCATACTATTTGGACTACCAG AACCGAAGGCCTGATTACATTTCGATCTTCATGGAAAAACTTGTTTCCTGGGATGCTGTAAATGCAAGATATGAGGCAGCAAAGGCTTGTGCTGCTGAGTAA
- the LOC130804716 gene encoding glucuronoxylan 4-O-methyltransferase 1, whose translation MIMRPKPQNPVNIKLIILGVTVGFLVLFVLRSSFSSSDMNTSGLQTLVKKDSDCLSTCTKLPSSLSHALIHYTTSSITPQQTLQEISVTAQILLNKSPCNFLVFGLGHDSLMWNALNYGGRTIFLEEDQAWIHQIKRRFPMLNSYHVVYDTKVNQAHNLMDLSKGLECTSITHPKHSMCQLALKTLPKEVYETEWDLIMVDAPTGYYDEAPGRMTAIYTAGMIARNKKEGETHVFVHDVNREVEDEFSKAFLCEGYMKEQQGRLRHFTIPSHRDDALGSKPFCP comes from the coding sequence ATGATCATGAGGCCGAAACCTCAAAACCCTGTTAACATCAAGCTGATTATACTTGGAGTTACTGTCGGTTTTCTTGTGCTCTTCGTTTTGAGATCAAGCTTTTCGTCTTCTGATATGAATACTTCGGGTTTACAAACACTAGTGAAAAAAGATTCCGATTGTTTATCAACTTGTACGAAACTCCCATCTTCCTTATCTCATGCCCTTATTCACTACACAACCTCAAGCATAACACCCCAACAAACACTCCAAGAAATTTCAGTCACAGCCCAAATCCTACTAAACAAGTCTCCTTGTAACTTTCTAGTTTTCGGGCTAGGCCATGATAGTCTTATGTGGAACGCGCTCAACTATGGAGGACGTACTATCTTCCTAGAAGAAGATCAAGCATGGATTCACCAAATTAAACGACGATTTCCTATGTTAAATTCATACCATGTTGTATATGACACTAAGGTTAATCAAGCTCATAATTTGATGGATTTGAGTAAAGGCCTAGAATGCACTTCAATTACTCATCCTAAACATTCTATGTGTCAACTTGCATTGAAAACTTTGCCTAAGGAAGTTTATGAAACCGAGTGGGATTTGATTATGGTGGATGCACCCACAGGGTATTATGATGAGGCACCGGGTAGGATGACCGCGATTTATACTGCAGGGATGATTGCTAGGAATAAGAAGGAAGGTGAAACTCATGTGTTTGTTCATGATGTCAATAGAGAAGTAGAGGATGAATTCTCTAAGGCTTTTTTGTGTGAAGGTTATATGAAGGAACAACAAGGAAGGTTGAGGCACTTTACTATTCCAAGTCATAGGGATGATGCCTTAGGATCAAAGCCATTTTGtccttaa